One window from the genome of Sesamum indicum cultivar Zhongzhi No. 13 linkage group LG15, S_indicum_v1.0, whole genome shotgun sequence encodes:
- the LOC105177217 gene encoding AP2-like ethylene-responsive transcription factor At1g16060: MEQIIKEEKLNMAMRMVKSEENLGRREARCVKRRRREVVADILNCNGEQKEADGTSAATTVKRSSRFRGVSKHRWTGRYEAHLWDKLSWNVTQKKKGKQVYLGAYDDEEAAARAYDLAALKYWGTSTFTNFPISDYEAEIEIMQAVTKEEYLASLRRKSSGFSRGVSKYRGVARHHHNGRWEARIGRVFGNKYLYLGTYSTQEEAARAYDIAAIEYRGINAITNFDLSTYIRWLKPGANISVPAQESKLPFSSPFLTGEEALSTGLKRKAFSAEDLQETFVSNLPISPCSRSSPTALGLLLRSSVFRELVEKNSNVSEEETDGENNRNLTRVGSDDEYGGIFCDGSEDIPFAVSTNGHSIELQEQLHFDYNPDTMGRDNIGMATTY; this comes from the exons ATGGAGCAAATTATCAAGGAAGAGAAGCTGAACATGGCAATGAGAATGGTAAAGAGTGAAGAGAACCTGGGACGGCGTGAAGCTAGATGTGTCAAACGTAGACGAAGAGAAGTAGTTGCTGATATTCTCAATTGCAATGGTGAGCAGAAGGAAGCTGATGGAACATCAGCAGCAACAACTGTGAAGAGAAGTTCGAGGTTTCGTGGCGTGAGCAAGCATAGATGGACAGGCAGGTATGAAGCACACCTGTGGGACAAACTCTCCTGGAATGTTACTCAGAAGAAAAAGGGGAAACAAG TTTATCTTG GGGCTTATGACGATGAAGAAGCCGCAGCAAGAGCCTACGACTTAGCAGCACTTAAGTATTGGGGAACATCTACTTTCACCAATTTTCCT ATCTCTGATTATGAAGCGGAGATTGAAATTATGCAGGCCGTTACAAAGGAAGAGTATCTAGCTTCACTCAGAAG AAAAAGTAGCGGCTTTTCAAGAGGGGTTTCGAAGTATAGAGGAGTTGCAAG ACACCATCACAATGGAAGATGGGAAGCGAGGATAGGAAGGGTTTTCGGAAACAAGTACCTCTACCTTGGCACTTACA GTACACAAGAAGAAGCCGCTCGTGCTTATGATATTGCAGCAATAGAGTACAGAGGGATCAATGCTATCACCAACTTTGACTTGAGCACCTACATCAGATGGTTAAAACCCGGAGCAAACATTTCAGTGCCTGCTCAAGAATCAAAACTGCCATTTTCATCCCCTTTCCTAACAGGAGAAGAAGCCCTTTCTACCggtttaaaaagaaaagctttTAGTGCGGAAGACCTGCAAGAGACATTTGTCAGCAACCTTCCTATCAGTCCATGTAGCAGATCTTCTCCAACAGCCCTCGGCCTGCTCCTCCGGTCCTCTGTGTTCAGGGAACTCGTTGAGAAGAATTCAAATGTCTCGGAAGAAGAAACTGATGGTGAAAACAACAGAAACCTGACACGGGTTGGCAGTGACGATGAGTATGGAGGGATCTTTTGTGATGGAAGTGAAGATATCCCGTTTGCAGTTTCTACGAATGGGCACAGCATTGAGTTGCAAGAACAACTCCACTTCGACTACAATCCAGACACCATGGGGAGAGACAACATAGGCATGGCCACTACTTACTAG
- the LOC105177216 gene encoding uncharacterized protein LOC105177216, with amino-acid sequence MPQPRATVLLPLLLLLFLIPAGAAPIIGLDSFLTQQFRKDPHATNDSFLFLPSSLKTPLSHASPARPPIASSLLSLNLPIPITLHLVGPTFSSSAPSLLSSFLSSAVSSDLFHVITPFSSSGHHLSLSHSLHLSASLSPPSLSTSLTSALNSHLASAPSSLRSPLSAVPYSLIDEIIRQDFEKEKPINSFHIYIIHLGSQPKPYAYSYTPGDSSPGFTKCLGSIWTGNDRYLWIDLGAGPVDYGPALSGDGVLPKGEFHPLAALHGRPKSQKALLSDLASLVWSAYQVLLVPSLRIPVPFEDKLIVEFIHIHGDGGSFGLDWKSIERTFMDEVNDRGLLLGDQSLSFKKYEVKFSECPICSFTIARATTSYTSRYLFDNYTLIVSEYLDSKQLHQTILESVDEFRRVGKLPEEEFGRVLPVYVFDLEVNTILLLDRYHQSVAFKDMVIAVRTKSTQTVSDYSCNGHHVFTQTRELERPLVGSILQSMWGVSPTHLVWSPRHNSSLVDYTWSVGQTPFGPFSEISSLSFVQKDAARRNVLLTSLNYSITSGIDVLESIAAHGGDRKLLKQNRHYEFIQRWNLFRYKLDKSISAMSHFDYEMALYYLRSSDHDLYAIHTLVYHASQELEASLVCFRDPPLPWTSLLLSGGAFFALLYVYAKREKLFRSKRKQF; translated from the coding sequence ATGCCCCAACCCCGAGCCACGGTGCTCCTccctctcctcctcctcctcttcctcatCCCCGCCGGCGCCGCCCCAATCATCGGCCTCGATTCCTTTCTCACCCAACAATTCCGCAAAGATCCACATGCCACCAATGAttccttcctcttcctccCTTCCTCTCTCAAAACCCCTCTCTCCCATGCCTCTCCCGCTCGTCCCCCCATCGCCTCCTCCCTCCTCTCCCTCAATCTTCCCATCCCCATCACCCTCCACTTAGTGGGACCCACCTTCTCTTCATCCGCCCCTTCCCTtctctcctccttcctctCCTCCGCCGTCTCCTCCGATCTTTTCCACGTCATCACCCCATTCTCCTCCTCCGGCCACCATCTCTCCCTGTCCCACTCCCTCCACCTCTCTGCTTCCCTCtcccctccctctctctccaCCTCCCTCACCTCCGCCCTCAATTCCCACCTTGCGTCTGCCCCCTCTTCTCTCCGATCCCCGCTCTCTGCTGTCCCCTACTCCCTTATCGATGAAATTATTCGACAAGATTTCGAAAAAGAGAAGCCCATCAACTCGTTTCACATCTACATTATCCATCTTGGATCACAGCCAAAACCTTATGCTTACAGCTATACTCCTGGGGACAGCTCTCCGGGTTTTACCAAATGCTTGGGCAGCATTTGGACTGGAAATGATCGATACTTGTGGATTGATTTGGGAGCTGGACCGGTCGATTATGGGCCTGCTTTATCCGGTGATGGGGTTTTGCCGAAAGGTGAGTTTCATCCATTAGCTGCTCTCCATGGCCGACCAAAGTCGCAAAAAGCACTGCTTTCGGACTTAGCTTCATTGGTGTGGAGTGCTTATCAGGTACTCCTTGTACCCTCTTTGAGAATTCCTGTGCCGTTTGAGGATAAATTGATTGttgaatttattcatatacatGGTGATGGTGGTAGTTTTGGGTTGGATTGGAAGTCAATAGAGAGAACTTTTATGGATGAGGTTAATGACCGTGGATTATTATTGGGGGATCAGAGTTTGAGTTTTAAGAAGTATGAGGTAAAATTTTCTGAGTGCCCAATATGCTCATTCACGATTGCAAGAGCAACCACTTCGTACACTTCTAGGTacttgtttgataattatactttGATTGTGAGCGAGTATTTGGACTCGAAGCAATTACATCAAACAATCTTGGAATCAGTTGATGAGTTTAGAAGGGTAGGCAAGCTGCCTGAGGAAGAGTTTGGTAGAGTTCTACCTGTATATGTTTTTGATCTTGAAGTCAATACAATACTGTTGCTTGATCGGTATCACCAGTCTGTGGCATTTAAGGATATGGTCATTGCAGTTAGGACCAAGAGTACCCAGACTGTGAGTGATTACAGTTGCAATGGGCATCATGTGTTCACACAGACTCGGGAACTCGAAAGACCACTTGTAGGTTCCATTTTGCAGAGCATGTGGGGGGTTTCACCAACACATCTTGTTTGGAGCCCTAGGCATAATAGTTCTCTTGTGGACTACACGTGGAGTGTTGGACAAACACCATTTGGACCATTCTCGGAGATATCTTCTTTATCCTTTGTTCAGAAGGATGCCGCTAGGAGAAATGTTCTTTTGACGTCATTGAATTACAGCATTACTAGTGGAATTGATGTTCTTGAGTCGATCGCTGCACATGGTGGGGACAGAAAACTTCTGAAACAGAATCGACATTATGAATTTATACAGAGGTGGAACTTGTTCAGGTACAAGCTGGACAAGTCAATTTCTGCTATGTCACACTTTGATTATGAGATGGCGCTATATTATCTGAGATCTTCAGACCACGATCTATATGCTATCCACACTCTTGTTTATCATGCATCCCAAGAATTGGAGGCATCGCTTGTGTGTTTCAGGGATCCACCACTCCCATGGACATCTCTTTTGCTCTCTGGTGGAGCTTTCTTTGCTTTGCTTTATGTGTACgcaaaaagagagaaattatTTCGAAGCAAGAGAAAACAGTTTTAA
- the LOC105177218 gene encoding uncharacterized protein LOC105177218 isoform X1, with the protein MADPSSPGRSSTTITDLDMDSLTRCASYLSLRDISNMAMSCKYLNRAAYSDSIWQSLYRIPIGVSREEWPHVVSLRSCQDSSIREAYLSRHTALHQFKYVDPLLCDIYTVGKPPHHILFDKNNIIFSQGPSIHTLNNDDLINGNISFLTRGNHNARITCMRLFSLGEAYLHQSESEKDDNVLITSSNDHFIRLWSKGGSRCFKGHHGPVLTLSNELLGDDNGKLFASGGEDGTVRLWSINSSGKRGQHALKATLYGHEKAVSLMSVAGHKTSLLVSISRNGKVRVWDTTSASSSIRSLCCVGMTSIPLSPVGMKCHEKLVYVAAGSSVIAIDLRTMHRVFTLVQQAQIHSFEFLPSKSLLCTGGTGRALLWDTRRVSNTVKVEPSAELDGHVGPVKLLHMDLHKVVTGGPDDPLVNVWEANTGTRTNSLICSPQDRMAEGLGCSAMAVDGCRIVTASGDDQENTIVRFRDFRVATCHVSSNRSEANSSAVSKFWGPHSDSDSEELDWQ; encoded by the exons ATGGCGGACCCGTCGTCGCCCGGTCGGAGCTCCACGACCATAACGGATCTCGACATGGACAGTCTGACCCGTTGCGCGAGTTACCTCAGCCTTCGAGACATCTCGAACATGGCCATGTCGTGTAAATACCTCAATAGAGCTGCGTACTCTGATTCTATCTGGCAATCGCTTTACag GATTCCCATTGGAGTTAGCAGGGAGGAGTGGCCGCATGTTGTATCTCTGAGGTCTTGTCAAGATTCCAGCATCAGAGAAGCTTATCTGTCTAGGCATACTGCTTTACATCAGTTTAAATATGTTGATCCCCTACTCTGCGACATATATACAGTTGGAAAGCCTCCACACCACATACTATTTGACAAAAACAACATTATATTCTCGCAG GGTCCATCAATACACACCTTGAACAATGACGACCTCATTAACGGAAACATCTCTTTTCTGACTCGTGGTAACCATAATGCTAGAATCACTTGTATGAG ATTGTTTTCACTCGGTGAGGCGTATCTACATCAAAGTGAGTCTGAAAAAGATGATAATGTTCTGATAACATCAAGTAATGACCATTTTATTCGCCTATGGTCAAAG GGAGGGAGCCGATGCTTCAAAGGTCATCATGGCCCAGTGTTGACCCTCTCAAATGAACTATTGGGCGATGATAATGGGAAACTGTTTGCTAGTGGAGGTGAAGATGGTACTGTTCGCCTCTGGTCCATCAACTCCTCTGGAAAGCGAGGCCAGCATGCACTGAAAGCTACACTTTACGGACATGAAAAAGCTGTGTCACTAATGTCAGTTGCTGG GCATAAAACATCTCTGCTGGTTAGCATTTCAAGGAATGGCAAG GTTAGGGTTTGGGATACCACATCAGCGTCATCTTCTATTCGTTCTTTATGTTGTGTTGGAATGACATCTATACCTCTCTCACCTGTGGGTATGAAATGCCATGAGAAACTGGTCTATGTTGCTGCTGGGTCCTCTGTAATTGCAATTGATTTGAGAACAATGCATAGAGTCTTCACATTGGTCCAGCAAGCACAAATAcattcatttgaatttttgccCTCAAAGTCCTTACTTTGTACTGGTGGAACTGGCAG AGCGCTTCTCTGGGACACCAGGAGAGTTTCCAATACAGTCAAAGTAGAACCAAGTGCTGAATTGGATGGACATGTCGGCCCTGTAAAGCTATTGCACATGGATCTACACAAAGTTGTTACGGGCGGACCAGATGATCCTCTTGTCAATGTTTGGGAAGCCAATACTGGTACACGGACAAATTCTTTGATTTGTTCACCTCAAGATAGAATGGCGGAAGGCTTAGGATGCTCGGCAATGGCTGTGGATGGATGTCGTATTGTTACTGCCAGTGGTGACGACCAAGAAAACACCATTGTGCGTTTCAGAGACTTCAGGGTTGCTACCTGTCATGTTTCATCGAATCGATCTGAAGCAAATAGTTCAGCCGTTTCCAAGTTCTGGGGTCCCCATTCAGACAGTGATTCAGAAGAATTAGACTGGCAGTAG
- the LOC105177218 gene encoding uncharacterized protein LOC105177218 isoform X2: MADPSSPGRSSTTITDLDMDSLTRCASYLSLRDISNMAMSCKYLNRAAYSDSIWQSLYREEWPHVVSLRSCQDSSIREAYLSRHTALHQFKYVDPLLCDIYTVGKPPHHILFDKNNIIFSQGPSIHTLNNDDLINGNISFLTRGNHNARITCMRLFSLGEAYLHQSESEKDDNVLITSSNDHFIRLWSKGGSRCFKGHHGPVLTLSNELLGDDNGKLFASGGEDGTVRLWSINSSGKRGQHALKATLYGHEKAVSLMSVAGHKTSLLVSISRNGKVRVWDTTSASSSIRSLCCVGMTSIPLSPVGMKCHEKLVYVAAGSSVIAIDLRTMHRVFTLVQQAQIHSFEFLPSKSLLCTGGTGRALLWDTRRVSNTVKVEPSAELDGHVGPVKLLHMDLHKVVTGGPDDPLVNVWEANTGTRTNSLICSPQDRMAEGLGCSAMAVDGCRIVTASGDDQENTIVRFRDFRVATCHVSSNRSEANSSAVSKFWGPHSDSDSEELDWQ, translated from the exons ATGGCGGACCCGTCGTCGCCCGGTCGGAGCTCCACGACCATAACGGATCTCGACATGGACAGTCTGACCCGTTGCGCGAGTTACCTCAGCCTTCGAGACATCTCGAACATGGCCATGTCGTGTAAATACCTCAATAGAGCTGCGTACTCTGATTCTATCTGGCAATCGCTTTACag GGAGGAGTGGCCGCATGTTGTATCTCTGAGGTCTTGTCAAGATTCCAGCATCAGAGAAGCTTATCTGTCTAGGCATACTGCTTTACATCAGTTTAAATATGTTGATCCCCTACTCTGCGACATATATACAGTTGGAAAGCCTCCACACCACATACTATTTGACAAAAACAACATTATATTCTCGCAG GGTCCATCAATACACACCTTGAACAATGACGACCTCATTAACGGAAACATCTCTTTTCTGACTCGTGGTAACCATAATGCTAGAATCACTTGTATGAG ATTGTTTTCACTCGGTGAGGCGTATCTACATCAAAGTGAGTCTGAAAAAGATGATAATGTTCTGATAACATCAAGTAATGACCATTTTATTCGCCTATGGTCAAAG GGAGGGAGCCGATGCTTCAAAGGTCATCATGGCCCAGTGTTGACCCTCTCAAATGAACTATTGGGCGATGATAATGGGAAACTGTTTGCTAGTGGAGGTGAAGATGGTACTGTTCGCCTCTGGTCCATCAACTCCTCTGGAAAGCGAGGCCAGCATGCACTGAAAGCTACACTTTACGGACATGAAAAAGCTGTGTCACTAATGTCAGTTGCTGG GCATAAAACATCTCTGCTGGTTAGCATTTCAAGGAATGGCAAG GTTAGGGTTTGGGATACCACATCAGCGTCATCTTCTATTCGTTCTTTATGTTGTGTTGGAATGACATCTATACCTCTCTCACCTGTGGGTATGAAATGCCATGAGAAACTGGTCTATGTTGCTGCTGGGTCCTCTGTAATTGCAATTGATTTGAGAACAATGCATAGAGTCTTCACATTGGTCCAGCAAGCACAAATAcattcatttgaatttttgccCTCAAAGTCCTTACTTTGTACTGGTGGAACTGGCAG AGCGCTTCTCTGGGACACCAGGAGAGTTTCCAATACAGTCAAAGTAGAACCAAGTGCTGAATTGGATGGACATGTCGGCCCTGTAAAGCTATTGCACATGGATCTACACAAAGTTGTTACGGGCGGACCAGATGATCCTCTTGTCAATGTTTGGGAAGCCAATACTGGTACACGGACAAATTCTTTGATTTGTTCACCTCAAGATAGAATGGCGGAAGGCTTAGGATGCTCGGCAATGGCTGTGGATGGATGTCGTATTGTTACTGCCAGTGGTGACGACCAAGAAAACACCATTGTGCGTTTCAGAGACTTCAGGGTTGCTACCTGTCATGTTTCATCGAATCGATCTGAAGCAAATAGTTCAGCCGTTTCCAAGTTCTGGGGTCCCCATTCAGACAGTGATTCAGAAGAATTAGACTGGCAGTAG
- the LOC105177219 gene encoding V-type proton ATPase subunit d2, protein MYGFEALTFNIHGGYLEAIVRGYRSGLLTAADYNNLCQCETLDDIKMHLSATEYGPYLQNEPSPLHTTTIVEKCTLKLVDEYKHMLAQATEPLSTFLEYITYGHMIDNVVLIVTGTLHERDVQELLEKCHPLGMFDSIATLAVAQNMRELYRLVLVDTPLAPYFSECITSEDLDDMNIEIMRNTLYKAYLEDFYRFCQKLGGATAEIMSDLLAFEADRRAVNITINSIGTELTRDDRRKLYSNFGLLYPYGHEELAVCEDIDQVRAAMEKYPPYQSIFSKLSYGESQMLDKAFYEEEVKRLCLAFEQQFHYGVFFAYMRLREQEIRNLMWISECVAQNQKSRVHDSVVFIF, encoded by the exons ATGTACGGATTCGAAGCGCTGACCTTCAACATCCATGGCGGTTACCTGGAGGCCATCGTCCGAGGATATCGCTCCGGCCTCCTTACTGCCGCTGATTACAACAATCTCTGTCAGTGTGAGACCTTAGACGACATCAAAATGCATCTCTCGGCCACCGAGTATGGGCCTTATCTCCAAAACG AGCCGTCTCCGTTGCATACAACAACAATTGTGGAGAAATGCACCCTTAAACTGGTTGATGAGTACAAGCATATGTTAGCCCAAGCCACTGAGCCTTTGTCAACCTTTTTAGAGTACATCAC ATATGGTCACATGATCGACAATGTGGTGCTAATTGTCACTGGAACTTTGCATGAGAGAGATGTTCAAGAATTGTTAGAGAAATGTCACCCTTTGGGAATGTTTGACAG CATTGCTACTCTGGCAGTAGCTCAAAATATGAGGGAGCTTTACAGACTTGTGCTTGTTGACACACCCCTGGCTCCATACTTCTCCGAGTGCATCACGTCTGAG GACTTAGACGACATGAACATagaaattatgagaaatacCCTCTACAAAGCATACCTTGAGGATTTCTACAGATTTTGTCAG AAACTTGGCGGAGCCACTGCTGAAATTATGTCTGACCTCCTAGCATTTGAGGCTGACAGAAGGGCTGTCAATATCACAATAAACAG TATTGGTACTGAGCTTACTCGCGATGATCGTAGGAAGTTGTATTCTAATTTTGGCTTACT ATATCCTTATGGTCATGAGGAGCTTGCTGTTTGTGAGGACATAGATCAG GTTCGTGCTGCCATGGAAAAGTATCCTCCTTATCAGTCCATATTTTCTAAGTTATCCTATGGAGAGAGTCAGATGCTTGACAAGGCTTTTTATGAAGAGGAAGTGAAACGACTTTGCTTAGCATTTGAGCAGCAG TTCCATTATGGTGTATTTTTTGCATACATGAGGTTGAGAGAGCAGGAGATCAGGAACTTGATGTGGATATCTGAATGTGTTGCTCAAAATCAGAAGTCAAGAGTGCATGACAGTgttgttttcatattttag